A single window of Kitasatospora sp. HUAS MG31 DNA harbors:
- a CDS encoding lasso peptide biosynthesis B2 protein — protein sequence MSIPVVSEHRVVLGLRMGALARVSVGIARVLVLLPPGRLRRVLAVLSRGSRPATERQAAFARQAAVTVSVRCAGLGCLQRSVAAAVMCRIQGAWPDWCTGFRTEPFGAHAWVEVDGRPVGEPADMSRFQTVIAVRHPRSGRQPAAAPYPRGRQA from the coding sequence GTGAGCATCCCCGTCGTCTCCGAGCACCGCGTCGTCCTCGGCCTGCGGATGGGCGCGCTGGCCCGGGTCTCGGTCGGCATCGCCCGGGTGCTCGTCCTGCTGCCGCCCGGCCGGCTGCGCCGGGTGCTCGCCGTGCTGAGCCGCGGCAGCCGCCCCGCCACCGAGCGGCAGGCCGCCTTCGCCCGCCAGGCCGCGGTGACCGTCAGCGTCCGGTGTGCCGGCCTCGGCTGCCTCCAGCGATCGGTCGCCGCCGCCGTGATGTGCCGGATCCAGGGCGCCTGGCCGGACTGGTGCACCGGATTCCGTACCGAGCCGTTCGGCGCACACGCCTGGGTCGAGGTGGACGGCCGCCCGGTCGGCGAGCCCGCCGACATGTCGCGGTTCCAGACCGTGATCGCCGTCCGCCACCCCCGCTCCGGCCGGCAGCCGGCCGCGGCCCCGTACCCCCGAGGGAGGCAGGCATGA
- a CDS encoding lasso peptide biosynthesis PqqD family chaperone, whose protein sequence is MTVALPRHVLATETESGLVLLDERGGRYWQLNGSGATALRLLLAGTSARDAAEELTRGTTVGPEQAAADIAALLNALGQAGLVVVS, encoded by the coding sequence ATGACCGTCGCCCTGCCCCGCCACGTCCTGGCCACCGAGACCGAGTCCGGCCTGGTCCTGCTCGACGAACGAGGCGGCCGCTACTGGCAGTTGAACGGCTCCGGTGCCACCGCCCTGAGACTCCTGCTGGCCGGCACGTCGGCACGGGACGCCGCCGAGGAGCTCACCCGCGGCACCACGGTCGGCCCCGAGCAGGCCGCCGCCGACATCGCCGCCCTGCTGAACGCCCTGGGTCAGGCCGGACTGGTGGTGGTCTCGTGA
- a CDS encoding asparagine synthase-related protein has product MIFPDCPGAGELLVGHRAGAGATRVDHHSGRPWLVGHWDASDLTLITAGPRRLAVFGRTRFDAGQAERLLDRARSPYDLDRLAARIPGGVHLIASFDGRVRAQGSVSGARQVFHTTVGRLTVASDSPAPLAALAGAEVDEVSLALRLLSPLAPWPLSQRCTWTGVEPLSAGHWLDLGTDGRSRQVRWWHPPAAERTAEEAALAVREALTEAVEVRSTGHGTISADLSGGLDSTALCFLAHQVGAELNTYHVTPWDPANEDSRWARRAAEEMPGATHRILPAERPANWFDAAPAGDGPGTGGSGRPDTGEGPPLWGAGSAHLVDLTAVVAAEGSRMHLMGVGGDELFGAMPAYLWSLMRSRPLQGVPVVRRYRLLNRWRLADTVRGLADRTSFARHLTVAARELTSPPARQPALELGWTGGARMPPWATDHAVRLVRGALLDAAATAVAPLDPDRVRHQVIEFCLYEGALIRQTRHACAASGVEWDAPMLDDRVLEASLSVRVADRVRPGRYKPLLVDAMRGSVPDDVLDRSDKGEFSAELFEGLRRNRDAFLAMCERLRLAELGLVEPATLRTALLSPSPESRHLTPFQSTVACENWLRTTPVPAAAAHHSRGER; this is encoded by the coding sequence ATGATCTTCCCGGACTGTCCGGGAGCCGGCGAGCTGCTCGTCGGACACCGCGCCGGAGCCGGGGCGACGAGGGTGGACCACCACTCGGGCCGTCCCTGGCTGGTCGGCCACTGGGACGCGTCCGACCTCACCCTGATCACCGCAGGCCCGCGCCGGCTCGCCGTGTTCGGGCGGACCAGGTTCGATGCCGGACAGGCCGAACGCCTCCTCGACCGCGCCCGTTCCCCTTACGACCTGGACCGGCTGGCCGCCCGGATCCCCGGTGGCGTCCACCTGATCGCCTCGTTCGACGGCCGGGTCCGCGCCCAGGGGTCCGTCTCCGGTGCCCGCCAGGTGTTCCACACCACGGTCGGCCGGCTGACCGTCGCCTCCGACAGTCCCGCTCCGCTCGCCGCGCTGGCGGGTGCCGAGGTCGACGAGGTCTCGCTGGCGCTGCGGCTGCTGTCCCCGCTCGCGCCCTGGCCGCTCTCCCAGCGCTGCACGTGGACCGGTGTCGAGCCGCTCTCCGCCGGCCACTGGCTCGATCTGGGCACCGACGGCCGGTCCCGCCAGGTGCGCTGGTGGCACCCCCCGGCGGCCGAGCGGACGGCCGAGGAGGCGGCGCTCGCGGTGCGCGAGGCCCTCACCGAGGCCGTCGAGGTCCGCTCGACCGGTCACGGCACCATCAGCGCCGACCTCTCCGGCGGGCTCGACTCCACCGCGCTGTGCTTCCTCGCCCACCAGGTCGGTGCCGAGCTGAACACGTACCACGTCACGCCGTGGGATCCGGCCAACGAGGACTCCCGCTGGGCCCGGCGTGCCGCCGAGGAGATGCCGGGGGCCACCCACCGGATCCTGCCCGCCGAGCGCCCCGCCAACTGGTTCGACGCCGCCCCGGCCGGCGACGGGCCCGGTACCGGCGGCTCGGGCCGGCCCGACACCGGCGAGGGCCCGCCGCTGTGGGGCGCCGGCTCCGCCCATCTGGTCGACCTGACCGCGGTGGTGGCCGCCGAGGGATCGCGGATGCACCTGATGGGCGTCGGCGGTGACGAGCTGTTCGGCGCGATGCCGGCCTACCTCTGGTCGCTGATGCGCAGCCGGCCCCTGCAGGGCGTCCCGGTGGTCCGGCGCTACCGCCTGCTCAACCGCTGGCGCCTGGCGGACACCGTACGCGGCCTCGCCGACCGGACGTCCTTCGCCCGCCACCTCACCGTCGCCGCGCGCGAGTTGACCTCCCCGCCGGCGCGCCAGCCGGCGCTGGAGCTCGGCTGGACGGGCGGCGCCCGGATGCCCCCGTGGGCCACCGACCACGCGGTCCGGCTGGTCCGCGGCGCCCTCCTGGACGCCGCCGCGACCGCCGTCGCCCCGCTCGACCCGGACCGGGTCCGCCACCAGGTGATCGAGTTCTGCCTGTACGAGGGCGCGCTGATCCGGCAGACCCGGCACGCCTGCGCCGCCTCCGGCGTCGAGTGGGACGCGCCGATGCTGGACGACCGGGTCCTGGAGGCGTCCCTCTCCGTCCGGGTCGCGGACCGCGTCCGCCCCGGCCGGTACAAGCCGCTGCTGGTCGACGCGATGCGCGGCAGCGTCCCGGACGACGTCCTCGACCGCTCCGACAAGGGCGAGTTCAGCGCCGAACTGTTCGAGGGGCTGCGCCGCAACCGGGACGCGTTCCTGGCGATGTGCGAGCGGCTGCGCCTGGCGGAGCTCGGCCTGGTGGAGCCGGCCACCCTCCGGACGGCCCTGCTCAGCCCGTCCCCGGAGAGCCGGCACCTGACGCCCTTCCAGTCCACCGTGGCCTGCGAGAACTGGCTGCGGACCACCCCCGTGCCCGCCGCGGCCGCCCACCACTCCCGAGGGGAACGCTGA
- a CDS encoding lasso RiPP family leader peptide-containing protein has product MENTAVYETPALVEIGDFTELTLCTPWGSCRDFLGCGSAPICVG; this is encoded by the coding sequence ATGGAGAACACCGCTGTGTACGAGACCCCGGCCCTGGTCGAGATCGGTGACTTCACCGAGCTGACCCTGTGCACCCCGTGGGGCAGCTGCCGTGACTTCCTCGGTTGCGGCAGCGCGCCGATCTGCGTCGGCTGA
- a CDS encoding ABC transporter permease — MSTNAPTAVVRAELTKIRTVRSTLVPLVIALVVSVGIGVMNGASARSAIDAKSNLLRSDFNPVDAGFVGVQFGQLALIAFAVLLVCTEYGSGMIRTSLAAVPGRGLFYLAKITAATTVALLVAVPTAFLAFLASQAALGPHGVALGHPGALRAVLGACLYLTLMCLFSVGVATMLRSTALALSLLFAFVFVLSPVANAVPALRTAARYLPDHAGAEVMKADPGLSPVTGLLVLAAWAAAALLAGYLTLRGRDS, encoded by the coding sequence ATGTCCACTAACGCGCCCACGGCCGTGGTCCGGGCCGAACTGACCAAGATCCGGACGGTCAGGTCGACGCTCGTCCCGCTCGTCATCGCGCTGGTCGTCAGCGTCGGGATCGGCGTGATGAACGGCGCCTCGGCCCGCTCGGCGATCGACGCGAAGAGCAACCTCCTGCGCTCCGACTTCAATCCGGTGGACGCCGGCTTCGTGGGCGTCCAGTTCGGCCAGCTGGCCCTGATCGCCTTCGCGGTCCTGCTGGTCTGCACCGAGTACGGCAGCGGCATGATCCGCACCTCGCTCGCCGCGGTGCCCGGGCGCGGCCTGTTCTACCTCGCCAAGATCACCGCCGCCACCACGGTGGCCCTGCTGGTGGCCGTCCCCACCGCGTTCCTCGCCTTCCTCGCCTCCCAGGCGGCCCTGGGCCCGCACGGCGTCGCGCTCGGCCATCCCGGAGCGCTGCGCGCCGTCCTCGGGGCCTGCCTCTACCTGACGCTGATGTGCCTGTTCTCGGTGGGCGTCGCGACGATGCTGCGCAGCACGGCGCTCGCGCTGTCGCTGCTGTTCGCCTTCGTCTTCGTGCTCTCGCCGGTGGCCAACGCCGTCCCGGCACTGCGCACCGCCGCCCGCTACCTGCCCGACCACGCGGGTGCCGAGGTCATGAAGGCGGATCCCGGCCTCAGCCCGGTGACCGGTCTGCTGGTCCTCGCGGCCTGGGCGGCGGCCGCCCTGCTGGCCGGCTACCTCACCCTGCGCGGCCGGGACAGCTGA